In Helianthus annuus cultivar XRQ/B chromosome 9, HanXRQr2.0-SUNRISE, whole genome shotgun sequence, the following are encoded in one genomic region:
- the LOC110876377 gene encoding heterogeneous nuclear ribonucleoprotein U-like protein 1: MATYDWYFTPSYHSSPAQAPLVEPQLQAVSPPTLPVEEPPQQPPQPPPEPPRRRRNTHISVRGGPRFSSPQGSSSYPPIPEDPPIGGPSNAAPEIDPPPASYAPPQPPMGFDNPIPTYPGSSGYNPFENPSGYPSDYGTHDPYLIAAEYHHLYPSSYPPVYPTGYLVQGYQYPPYQQPPPPQQQQQTQEILERLDKVEHETRKTKKEHSSFMKGLANLIKGKKK, encoded by the coding sequence TACTTTACTCCTTCGTACCATAGCTCTCCAGCCCAAGCACCTTTGGTTGAACCCCAACTCCAAGCAGTTTCACCTCCAACACTTCCTGTTGAGGAGCCGCCTCAGCAGCCACCACAGCCACCTCCCGAGCCTCCAAGGCGAAGGAGGAACACACATATATCCGTGCGAGGAGGACCTCGTTTTAGTTCTCCTCAGGGTTCGAGTTCTTACCCTCCTATTCCAGAGGACCCCCCAATAGGTGGGCCCTCAAACGCGGCACCGGAGATCGATCCTCCGCCAGCTTCTTATGCACCACCTCAGCCGCCTATGGGTTTCGACAACCCTATCCCGACTTACCCAGGTTCTTCTGGGTATAACCCTTTTGAAAATCCATCGGGATATCCATCGGATTATGGAACTCATGACCCGTACCTTATTGCTGCAGAATATCATCATCTTTACCCTTCTTCTTACCCTCCAGTTTATCCAACTGGATACCTAGTGCAGGGTTATCAATACCCGCCTTACcagcaacctcctcctccccagcagcagcagcaaactcAGGAAATCCTAGAGAGGTTAGATAAGGTTGAGCATGAGACTAGAAAAACCAAGAAGGAGCATAGTAGCTTCATGAAGGGCCTTGCAAACCTTATTAAAGGCAAGAAGAAGTAG